A stretch of DNA from Lotus japonicus ecotype B-129 chromosome 4, LjGifu_v1.2:
CAGCCAAAAGGGGCATTGAAATTTATTTCTGCAAATTTAGGGTTTCAGATGTGGAGGCTAAGGTGTTTGGGGAGAGACAGAAAATCCAGGGTCCTTTCTATAATTAACTTAAGTTTTATGTCCATAATATtaataacaataaatattaCAGATGTAATTATTTTAGTGGCCCACATCATTCATGTaccatacccaaaaaaaaatcctgTACCAGAGAATTTGCCGAAAAAAAGTGTAAAGATGGATAAATCTCACGCACAATCATATATGATGTGTAAAAACTTTTGATACCGTTTAAATAGAAGCAATCTATATATTATAGAAAAGAATAACATTGTGAGACCCACTTAGAACACTTGGCATTCCTTGACTTACTCTCACCAAACCTCCTTCATTAGATGACAAGTgtcaacctctccatcattcagACCACCTCATTGAAACCCATTTTTCTTGGACTTTTGTTTTGAGGTCCATCATTAACAACTCATTTAATGATCATTAtaaatttcattaataattgatttttaaaatcaaatctcCCTTATGAATTAACCCTTTCTAAATTAAAGCAAGAATGCAAGATAGGCCAGAAATTtatagtttcttttttttttctcccttaTGAATTAGTTTGCCTTTACTTTTTACTGCAAAGGTTTACCAATGAAAATCATTTATTTGACCTCTCTATTTTTTccgttcaaaaaaataaatattaaccgTATTTAAATCATATTGATCCGGCACAGCCTAAGAGATGTAGTATCATAATTTTTATGACAGCTACTATATCATAATTACATACcgtatctatttttttttttaacagaccatatctattttctaatttttatacaaatatttttttcttatactcAAATTCACCTATAATTAGTTTTtccaataaaaaaacaaagattCACCTACAAATCTCACTATTATTTATTTcaggttaaaaaaaataaataaaaaatctacaTCAGAGTTTCACTAAGGAAAATCAATGTatcaagtttttttaaaaaaagttttatACCTGAGTATCACATTAAAAATACtaccattttttaaaaatattccaaATTTGACATTGTCAAAATTTGGTGAGTCTAATTAGAAGGAAAAATTAAAGTTGAGTAACtgcattttctttctcaaaatgaaaaaataaaaaatcaatatttctcatttaatttaattttattatttaatttatttgtcttatttcatttaatttcgtTATTTGAGTTAATAGTGTATATTTTAACCCAACactcaatgtttttttttaaaaaaaattatgtgaaaTATTGAGTGTATATTTCTAAACATTATTAAATTATTCCCAAATTAATCACTGCATGAACTAATAAATACTattaattttcagttttaatttcgttaaaaaaaatatagtgatattccataaatttttaaatgaagttatgagcattaattatttattatgagTAGCATCATTCTCTCCATtatcaaatatttttcaaactTATAGATTAATGAAAGCATTAAAtgactttaaaaataaattaatactaGAAGAttcatctatatactttagaaaaagaggaaggttgtgagccTCACCTCCATGATTTGACACTCCAAGAATGACTCTCGCTCACCCCCCTCTTTGCATGACAAGTGTCACATTCTAattgttttggaccaaaatagtagaagcccattttaatttaagtttttttatgaAGGCTCATTATTCAAAGTCATTtgaatgatgattttgtttttattgttttataacCCCTAATTAATTGTTAACATAAAAGTTTTATACATATACCATTATAccattgattatcatttttcaaaaaaaatcgaTTTTTTGGTAGGCATGAAAAATGTAATTTAGTAAGGTGAAAACATTCTCAAATTCAACGTTTAGGCTGCAAAAACTTTTTTGTTTGAATCTGAATCttcaaactatttttaaaacgGATATTCACAGCCTTGAATTTGAGATTCAGCACCTGCACTGAATGAAGAATTAATGGTGTTAATTCTGTTAAGGAAAAGAAGTCAAGAATTAAAAGAGTGTTAATTCTGCTGAGCAAGTCACAGGTTAATTTCTTTCAAGCATTCACACCATGTTAATGCTGCTTTACAAGTCAAaccttaaaaacttaattttgagAACCATATTAATGACCCGTTCTTGAAAGAAATAcgcactgttttttttttgtgcgaaaataaagaaattaattcttgaaagaaattaatatGATTTGCAATAAAAGTCAAACCTTAAATACTGTAATAACACCATGTTTttcttaattcctattttccTTTAATTACTCATCAGAATGAGTAATTCACGTGTAAGGCATGGTATTTGGTcgataataattaatttcaatagtgAAAATTgacctgaaaaaaaaatttacctccTTGCAATCAGATTTGTATTACCGtccaaccttttttttttctttccttttttaacATTCATTGACCAGTAACCCTAATTCTCAAATTCCTATATAAATCATCTCATCCTATTCTTTAACTTCATCATCCCTTCCCACTAACTATTAGCTTCGAAATATACTTTGTTCTAATGGCTATCGACAATCTCGCCACCATCGATGTCTCAAAGGAGAACTGGTCTATTATTGCAAAGGTGAACCGGTTGTGGCttagtccgagcttatatggctccaagcttccattttccatggacatgattcttatggatgacaaggtaaatcactttttcacataatgaccatgtgttacgttcttttttttaaactataaatctcaaatttcctcattttattgaatttcaggGTTTTAAGATTCATGCTACGGTTAGGAAGACTCTTATATACCGATTTCAATCTTTGCTAAGTGAAGGGCGTGTATATCAGATTTTGTTTTCtggtgttggtgaaagcggTCGTGATTTCCGTTCAACCTCGCAcccattcaagatcaactttgatattcatacaTTTGTGCGCTTGGTTCCCAAACAGGCCATCAACTTAAACCCTTACAATTTTGTGCCAATATCTGATATAATGTTTAAGGACCTTTATACGTCTTTTCTTATAGGTATAGACTCTTTTTTAGTCTTTTGATATTTAAATTAGTGTTCTGGGTTTTGGATTAATGTTTCTATGATTTTGCAGATGTGATTGGAATtctcactggtgcaagtgctgaaACTGAGTTTGAGAAAGATGGAACAAAGCAGAAAAGGATTACTATTGAACTTGACCAAGATGGGTACACACAATGTTTATtgcttattcatattttttccaTCTTTGATTATTGTGAGTAAGGTTTTAtaatttctcaattttcttaATGGAGTTCGGGTTGAATGCGCCTTTTTTGGAAAGTATGTTACTGAAGTCGTTGGTTATTCTCTTTATTGTTGACAGCATAAAAAAGATAACAAGCagtttattgatcatctaatttgaaAGTGTATTGACGTTTCTATAAGGTTAGTTTAACACTTTTAAATTATAcacaatttatatttgtattggcactgataattttttttcctttctaggttctatagctcaaatatgcttgattgacaacaagctcggttatgaagtctttatcattaatcatggactacaatttcgaataagggttcatgttgctgtcattgttatgtttatcttatttcaatttcaatgtaatgcattatttaaaaacttgacttttattactattcaagtgttgACACTGTGAGGTATCTACAaactcatcaaattaatatatttactgtggtccattcatctacatgtttgtaacatatgttcaGTTCTATATCTTTTATACTTACTGAAAAGAGGCTAAATTAAGTTAAAACATATTACTACTCATTCATCTTTACAATAAgtttaatcgccgtgcaacgcacgggtaaagaacactagtataaaagaaaagaggaacaagagagaagagaatTGAATGCATTAAAGATTACATTGTGAATAATTAGCttgattgaaagaaaaaatatttacttatatttataataattataaagaATGACCTAggatatgaaaaaaataatgttaGATATTTTTTCcatattctaacatttctctcaAGCGTAAGCTAACT
This window harbors:
- the LOC130712208 gene encoding uncharacterized protein LOC130712208, whose translation is MAIDNLATIDVSKENWSIIAKGFKIHATVRKTLIYRFQSLLSEGRVYQILFSGVGESGRDFRSTSHPFKINFDIHTFVRLVPKQAINLNPYNFVPISDIMFKDLYTSFLIDVIGILTGASAETEFEKDGTKQKRITIELDQDGYTQCLLLIHIFSIFDYCE